A single region of the Plasmodium chabaudi chabaudi strain AS genome assembly, chromosome: 3 genome encodes:
- a CDS encoding patatin-like phospholipase, putative gives MRKEKRMNNGEDGNIYMYSDLFTSNLSDNENDDKYEKEKKKKSVVYTDDAYLKHGENEYSKLRAENSTILNNYFHNDNIKPSEHDKNASVAWDDMIIFPVDKKYTLKLFEGELSENKHTIKLRKPGFYCIALENNNDGKWDTIYFGFSKIQIELSYKLIPKNDLANAEGKERENTNNDRVSNFGKSKQSPNEDNNKSIAEEMNSFSDASDNMNDMYKYTYEESEDMLDEKAPDIMRGKSNSMISNKTKLKNKNSNYNPNPMMKSRYSSRLYHDHHNNIETFRCTFNNENKIRVSSNAKKHIYLYSKDADTYLEISVRTHMALGMCIMCKYSLLYCGKNNKIPDDPYVPFRRPVSILSLDSGGVLATSSLIVLTRIENELRKELGNDTVNLIDCFDMVCGTSAGGLISLGLLGGYSLQDISILLPHIMEKTFEGNRNIISGIFFEGYDINNVKNLFMEHIGNKFLASHKNLYCFVTATDVKHNPYKLFLLRNYTQKYNAINGESYAGLNQMPLWLAAWATASAPTYLKGPNEDDFRKYGFNIKPEIHLVDGALKASNPALIALEECARLNNKALPNFIHDDLDTLVSIGTGHSPMKLTKSGNDSTKTASTFEILINSTHLLTRANDTHREVLHWLSEKENTYFRFNVPYIGDINIDSRNTDDFDFISKSTLDYLTDEKYYDIKCLVRKLANNYIRSRYT, from the exons ATGAGGAAGGAAAAGAGAATGAACAATGGAGAAGACGGGAATATCTACATGTATTCAGATTTATTTACCTCCAATTTAAGTGATAacgaaaatgatgataaatatgaaaaagaaaaaaaaaaaaagagtgTAGTCTATACAGATGATGCCTATTTAAAACACGgagaaaatgaatatagTAAACTTAGAGCAGAAAATTCtacaatattaaataattattttcataatgataatataaaacctTCAGAGCATGACAAAAATGCTAGTGTAGCTTGGGATGATATGATTATATTTCCcgttgataaaaaatatacactTAAATTATTCGAAGGCGAATTATCCGAAAATAAACACACAATCAAGTTGAGAAAACCAGGATTTTATTGTATCGCCTTGGAGAATAACAATGAT gGAAAATGGGATACCATATATTTCGGCTTCtcaaaaatacaaatagaACTGAGTTACAAATTGATaccaaaaaatgatttagcAAATGCAGAAGGGAAAGAAAGAGAAAATACAAACAATGATCGAGTATCTAATTTTGGAAAAAGTAAACAAAGCCCAAatgaagataataataaaagtataGCAGAAGAAATGAATTCATTTTCAGATGCAAGTGATAATATGAAtgatatgtataaatatacttatGAAGAATCTGAAGATATGCTTGATGAAAAAGCTCCAGATATTATGAGAGGAAAAAGTAATAGTATGATTAGTAATAAaactaaattaaaaaataaaaattcaaattataatcCCAATCCTATGATGAAAAGTAGATATAGTTCTAGATTATATCATGAtcatcataataatatagaaacATTCAGATGCActtttaataatgaaaataaaattagagTCTCATCCAATgcaaaaaaacatatatatttatatagtaAAGATGCAGATACATACTTAGAAATATCTGTTCGTACTCATATGGCTCTAGGAATGTGCATTATGTGTAAATACTCTTTGCTTTACTGTGGCAAGAATAACAAAATTCCTGATGATCCCTATGTCCCATTTAGGAGACC AGTATCTATTTTATCTCTTGACAGTGGAGGGGTTTTGGCAACATCATCACTTATCGTTTTGACTCGAATTGAAAATGAGTTGAGAAAAGAGCTTGGAAATGATACTGTAAATTTAATAGATTGTTTTGATATGGTTTGCGGAACAAGTGCCGGAGGATTGATAAGCTTAGGGTTATTGGGAGGTTATTCTTTACAAGATATTTCAATCTTATTACCTCATATTATGGAAAAAACATTTGAAGGAAATAGGAATATAATATCAGGCATATTTTTCGAAGGATatgatattaataatgtgaaaaatttatttatggaGCATATTGGAAATAAGTTTCTAGCTtcacataaaaatttatattgctTTGTGACAGCAACAGATGTGAAACATAAtccatataaattatttttattaagaaattatacacaaaaatataatgctaTAAATGGGGAATCATATGCAGGGTTAAACCAAATGCCATTATGGCTAGCTGCATGGGCAACAGCATCTGCTCCgacatatttaaaaggtCCAAATGAAGATgattttagaaaatatggCTTTAATATAAAGCCAGAAATCCATTTAGTTGATGGTGCATTAAAAGCAAGTAACCCAGCATTAATTGCATTAGAAGAATGTGCAagattaaataataaagctTTACCAAATTTTATACATGATGATTTAGATACCTTAGTATCTATTGGAACTGGACATTCCCCTATGAAATTGACTAAATCGGGTAATGATAGTACCAAAACTGCATCTACCtttgaaatattaattaactCAACTCATTTATTAACACGAGCTAACGATACACATAGAGAAGTATTACATTGGCTTtctgaaaaagaaaatacatattttcgATTTAATGTGCCATATATAGGAGATATTAATATAGATAGTCGAAATACTGATGATTTTGATTTCATTTCTAAATCCACACTTGATTATTTAActgatgaaaaatattatgacaTTAAATGTTTAGTTCGTAAGCTAgctaataattatattcgCTCCCGATATACTTAG
- a CDS encoding 2C-methyl-D-erythritol 2,4-cyclodiphosphate synthase, putative, which translates to MKYGTIKSYVYYVVLLCYGMIISKIVEANKYINKRGNESGLFISSLIFDNKNGYSKVEKKKKFKVHVYNGIRIGQGYDIHQIKVKTENDDNKIHEIKEHNTQNFKTLTIGGVKINNIYVLSHSDGDIIYHALVDSILGAAGSCDLGTLFPDKSDKYKNKNSASFLRYARMVLYKKGYTIGNIDINIIAEVPKINNIRHEIIRNISQILNISESQINIKGKTHEKLGVIGEKKAIECFANVLLIPKS; encoded by the exons ATGAAATATGGCACAATCAAgtcatatgtatattatgtgGTTCTTTTATGTTACGGCATGattatatcaaaaatagtcgaagcaaataaatacataaacaAAAGAGGAAATGAATCAGGGTTGTTTATTAgttcattaatttttgataataagaATGGCTATAGCaaagttgaaaaaaaaaaaaaattcaaagtGCACGTCTACAATGGAATACGAATAGGGCAAGGATATGATattcatcaaataaaagtaaaaaccgaaaatgatgacaataaaatacatgAAATTAAAGAGCATAATAcccaaaattttaaaacattaacTATAGGAGgagttaaaataaataatatttatgtcCTGTCTCATAGTGATGgtgatataatatatcatgCTTTGGTTGATTCAATTTTGGGGGCTGCAGGTTCATGTGATCTAGGTACTTTATTCCCAGATAAGtcagataaatataaaaataaaaattcggCATCATTTTTAAGATATGCAAGAAtggtattatataaaaaaggatataCTATCGGAAATATCgacattaatattatagcCGAAGTcccaaaaataaataatatcagACATGAAATTATACGAAATATATCACAAATTTTGAACATTTCTGAATCACAAATTAACATAAAAG GTAAAACTCATGAAAAATTGGGAGTAATCggagaaaaaaaagcaatTGAATGTTTCGCCAATGTTTTGCTAATTCCTAAAAGTTGA
- a CDS encoding exosome complex component MTR3, putative has translation MSHYRAPLPHFNFKSKIEKCDEEFQKNGNFKRINNRKNNEIRDMFIKLGENGYSDASCFYSLGNTKILCLIYGPKPDSKNTTYDKGKVLLEVKNLNMDISEASDKSDEDIKNLLIECISNIIILEKYPQCSITIKCLIIQNDGGCLSAALTCISLALVKAQIQMRDMIISITINSIICPNTKRVFHLVDLDRLEEKYYRSKYEMNTITLGICLNLRTVCFFHGFGSFFNNKTLAEVIGYAEGACRSLGCEIKNTLKKYIAKDKPGTATLPS, from the exons ATGTCTCATTATAGAGCGCCACTACcccattttaattttaaaagtaaaattgAGAAATGTGATGAAGAATTTCAGAAAAATGGAAACTTTAAACGGATAAATAATCGCAAGAACAATGAAATTAGGGATATGT TTATAAAATTAGGGGAAAATGGATATTCAGACGCTTCATGCTTTTATTCCTTAGGCAACACAAAAATCCTATGCCTAAT ATATGGCCCAAAACCGgattcaaaaaatacaacATATGATAAGGGAAAAGTTTTACTTGAAGTAAAAAATCTTAATATGGACATTTCTGAAGCTAGCGATAag agTGATGAAGATATAAAGAATTTACTAATAGAATGCAtatcaaatattattattttagaaaaatatcCACAATGTTCCATAACcataaaatgtttaataattcaaaatgaTGGTG gaTGCTTGAGTGCCGCATTAACATGTATTTCGCTTGCCCTGGTCAAGGCACAAATACAAATGCGTGACATGATTATATCTATAACcata AATTCGATAATTTGCCCCAATACCAAGAGAGTTTTTCATCTTGTTGACTTGGATAGATTG GAGGAGAAATATTACCGAAGTAAATACGAAATGAATACCATAACATTAGGAATATGCCTAAACCTGAGGActgtttgtttttttcatggATTTGGAAGTttctttaataataaaacattagCAGAA GTTATTGGCTATGCTGAAGGCGCTTGCAGGTCTTTAGGatgtgaaataaaaaacactttaaaaaaatatatcgcAAAAGATAAGCCAGGAACAGCTACCTTACCAAGTTAA